Within Salvia splendens isolate huo1 chromosome 21, SspV2, whole genome shotgun sequence, the genomic segment CAGAAACGAAATGTTAGAATTGTATGGACAACCACCGTTGGCGTTAATACATGTGAAAGAAGATAAAATGTCCATGTCAGCACAGCAGCAGATGTTTCGTGTCCAGCTATGAGCATTGTCATCAGATCATCACGGAGTTGTTTGCTTGAAACCTACATATTATCCTGATGAGGATCTTACCAGAAAATTCAGtgatatattataaatagaCAGAAAGATTAACCACTTCCGTACATCATCCCCAGATGCTAATAGAAAATGAAGAATGCTGGGATCTCGTTCGTTCATGTACTCCTCATGGAACTGCAGTTCTTCTTCCTCTACAATTTTCTGGAAGCAGACGACGAACATAGGTCAAGAAAACTAAAGATTTATTGCAGATCAGTAATAACATAGCGAATGAAACAAGAATCGGTAATAGACAAACGAGCTTTACCTTACAAATTGCAATCAAGTCATCTAATGTGTCGTTCACTAGCTTCAGGGCAGCATTAACCTTCCTCAACTTTGGCGAAATATCTTTCCATATAGGAATATCCCAGAAAGGAATTGGCGCGACACTTCTGTCCTCTGCTTCTCGTAAAACAGTGTAAACAGCCTGTAGCAAAGAGCAAGTATTAGAGATGGTTCAACATAAAATGGCACTGAGTGATAAGCTAAGTAGGTGCCAAGCCGATACCTCAACAATTCCAGTATCGACACTTAAAGAGTCGAAATCATAATTGAATACAGCTTTCCCAATGATATCTAATGTCAAACGGGAAAAGAGAGACTCCATCTCAACATCCTCGCCATCAGATGCAGCAGCGTCAAGTTTTTTGCATAGTCTATCAGTCGCGTCTCCAAACAAGCTAAACATTGCAGCCACAAACTAAGAGGAACAACGTAAAGTGGTGTCAGTTATAAAGACATATATACTACAGATCACATTATCTTTAAATCTTTCTCGTGTTTTTCCTTCTTCCTTTCTTTGGATAATAATGGTTGCACCATCTGCTCACTACCTTCTGATGCAACGCAGGCACTATAGCACGTCTTCTAACACGCCATATTTCCCCATCAGCGGGTATAAGTCCTTTTCCCATTACAAAATCTAAAATCTCAGCTAAAATTCCCTGGTCGAAAATCAAAGAAACGAACACAATTCAGTTCACAAATAGTTACTGAAATCAAAACGTTCATCAGTCATGTATGCATCAAGTAGACAAGAAACGAAGCAGAAACATCTCGTCTCTGCAACTGCAATACCTTCGAATAAGACTTTGGATTGTCTTTCAATATATGTTTGGCGATTGAAGGATCCGATACTATTAGAAATGACTGCAATAGAACCCCATAACAGTTACTCAGCAAAGCATAAATTTAAACGAAAACAGGCACTACAATCGAACTGAACCTAACCTTAGGACCAAATGTTAGTCTGAAAATTCCACCATAAGTTAGGTAAAGCTCATACAATGGCACGAAAAATGGCTCGTTTCTGATGGCGCCAATCGAGCCTTTTGCCTCCGGAATCTTCAGAAAGTCCCCTGAACCGCCGGTGACATTGACTATGAACTCAACTATCTCTTTCGGTAAGCCCAGTTTCGACAAACCGTTTTTTAGTTGCGATTGAAAGCTATAATCATAACAAGAATGCAATTTACAATCCAGAAAAGGAATTACACAAGAAAATAACTGCATAACCAAACCTATTATACTTCACATCCAAACAAACTGCAGCATAAATGAATAACATACAATACCTCAGTGGGTTGCAATTTAACTTTAACTTGTAATAATAGCAAAATCACAAAATCCCCAATTGTAAGAGTGACAATAATTTCCCAATGGTACTACAAATAAAGCACACAGTACAACCTAAAATCCACATTTATACCTTGGCTTCTCGACTGTAAATTCTCCGGAAGCAATTCGCGCCGAGAGCTCCGCCCTACGCTTTTCTTCCAAACGCCTCTCCACATCCTTCACCGCATCATCTCCGGGGCCTCCTCTCCCATTACCCAACGCCGAGCAACTAACCACAGAATTCCCTGCAAATTCAATCTATATTCACGAATAATAGACAATAAACACGAAAACAACCGGCTTAGTTGTACATTACGCCTCACGCATTGTACCATGGGACTTCAAATTAACAGCAGGGCTGAATTTCCTTCTCCAGTCTCTCGCCTGAAACGTCTGCGGCGAGAATTGATGTAAGGAGAGAGTCGCAGCCATTGTTGTTTCAGAGAGAAAATGATGCTGGGGAGAGGAGTCAGGAAGACGATAATGGGCGTAAAGTCTGCAGAGTCCGCC encodes:
- the LOC121785044 gene encoding protein LUTEIN DEFICIENT 5, chloroplastic-like isoform X1, translating into MAATLSLHQFSPQTFQARDWRRKFSPAVNLKSHGNSVVSCSALGNGRGGPGDDAVKDVERRLEEKRRAELSARIASGEFTVEKPSFQSQLKNGLSKLGLPKEIVEFIVNVTGGSGDFLKIPEAKGSIGAIRNEPFFVPLYELYLTYGGIFRLTFGPKSFLIVSDPSIAKHILKDNPKSYSKGILAEILDFVMGKGLIPADGEIWRVRRRAIVPALHQKFVAAMFSLFGDATDRLCKKLDAAASDGEDVEMESLFSRLTLDIIGKAVFNYDFDSLSVDTGIVEAVYTVLREAEDRSVAPIPFWDIPIWKDISPKLRKVNAALKLVNDTLDDLIAICKKIVEEEELQFHEEYMNERDPSILHFLLASGDDVSSKQLRDDLMTMLIAGHETSAAVLTWTFYLLSHEPSVMAKLQKEVDSVLGDRFPTVEDMKKLKYTTRVINESLRLYPQPPVLIRRSLGDDMLGNYPIKKDEDIFISVWNLHRSPHLWEEANKFNPERWPLDGPNPNETNQNFSYLPFGGGPRKCIGDMFATFETVVAVAMLVRRFDFQLAIGAPPVKMTTGATIHTMEGLKMTVTRRQRAPVIPNLDVSTMNVDSSPNTQEADQTSLNFLER
- the LOC121785044 gene encoding protein LUTEIN DEFICIENT 5, chloroplastic-like isoform X2 translates to MIEFAGNSVVSCSALGNGRGGPGDDAVKDVERRLEEKRRAELSARIASGEFTVEKPSFQSQLKNGLSKLGLPKEIVEFIVNVTGGSGDFLKIPEAKGSIGAIRNEPFFVPLYELYLTYGGIFRLTFGPKSFLIVSDPSIAKHILKDNPKSYSKGILAEILDFVMGKGLIPADGEIWRVRRRAIVPALHQKFVAAMFSLFGDATDRLCKKLDAAASDGEDVEMESLFSRLTLDIIGKAVFNYDFDSLSVDTGIVEAVYTVLREAEDRSVAPIPFWDIPIWKDISPKLRKVNAALKLVNDTLDDLIAICKKIVEEEELQFHEEYMNERDPSILHFLLASGDDVSSKQLRDDLMTMLIAGHETSAAVLTWTFYLLSHEPSVMAKLQKEVDSVLGDRFPTVEDMKKLKYTTRVINESLRLYPQPPVLIRRSLGDDMLGNYPIKKDEDIFISVWNLHRSPHLWEEANKFNPERWPLDGPNPNETNQNFSYLPFGGGPRKCIGDMFATFETVVAVAMLVRRFDFQLAIGAPPVKMTTGATIHTMEGLKMTVTRRQRAPVIPNLDVSTMNVDSSPNTQEADQTSLNFLER